A region from the Solibacillus sp. FSL H8-0523 genome encodes:
- a CDS encoding valine--tRNA ligase produces MTELTMPTKYDPQSTEAGRYEWWLNGKFFEADPTSDKEPYSIVIPPPNVTGKLHLGHAWDTTLQDMLIRMKRMQGYDALWLPGMDHAGIATQAKVEEKLRSEGVSRYDLGREKFLEKTWEWKEEYASHIRAQWSKLGLALDYSKERFTLDEGLNKAVNEVFVTLYEKGLIYRGERIINWDPAAKTALSDIEVIHKEVEGAFYHMEYPLADGSGVLRVATTRPETMLGDSGVAVHPEDERYAHLVGKTVILPIVGREIPIVADDYVDKDFGTGVVKMTPAHDPNDFEVGNRHNLERILVMNEDGSMNDLAGKYAGMDRFECRKQIVVDLQEAGVLVEIEPHVHQVGHSERTNAVVEPYLSKQWFVKMGPLAEQALEMQKDEAEKVNFVPNRFENTYNRWMENIHDWCISRQLWWGHQIPAWYHNETGELYVGKDAPADKENWTQDEDVLDTWFSSALWPFSTMDWPNEEAELFKRYYPTSTLVTGYDIIFFWVSRMIFQGKEFTGKRPFEDVLIHGLVRDAEGRKMSKSLGNGVDPMEVIAEYGADSLRYFLATGSSPGQDLRYSTEKVESTWNFVNKIWNASRFALMNMEGLTFEQIDLTGDLSTADKWILTRLNETIERVTALSDKYEFGEVGRELYNFIWDDFCSWYIEMAKLPLYGEDEAAKLTTRSVLAYVLDNTMRLLHPLMPFVTEEIWQHLPHEGESITVAAWPTVNPAFNFKAEAGDMQLLMDLIRSVRNIRAEVNTPMSKKVAMTISAKDAATASVLEANKGYIEKFCNPDGLTIGAAIEAPAQAMSAVISGAEIFMPLAGLININEEIVRLEKELEKWAKEVKLVSGKLSNERFVSKAPEALVAVEREKLADYEAKYSTVEKRIAELKAM; encoded by the coding sequence ATGACTGAATTAACAATGCCAACAAAGTATGATCCACAGTCAACAGAAGCCGGCCGCTATGAATGGTGGTTAAACGGTAAATTTTTTGAAGCAGACCCAACAAGCGATAAAGAGCCTTATTCTATCGTAATTCCACCACCAAACGTAACAGGTAAATTACACCTTGGTCACGCTTGGGATACAACATTACAAGATATGTTAATCCGTATGAAACGCATGCAAGGCTATGATGCATTATGGTTACCAGGTATGGACCATGCAGGGATTGCCACACAAGCAAAGGTAGAAGAAAAATTACGCAGTGAAGGCGTTTCTCGCTATGATTTAGGCCGTGAAAAATTCTTAGAAAAAACATGGGAATGGAAAGAAGAATACGCTTCTCACATTCGTGCACAATGGTCGAAATTAGGCTTAGCCTTAGACTACTCAAAAGAGCGCTTCACATTAGATGAAGGCTTAAACAAAGCTGTAAATGAAGTATTCGTAACATTATACGAAAAAGGCTTAATTTACCGTGGTGAGCGCATTATTAACTGGGATCCAGCTGCAAAAACAGCTCTTTCTGACATTGAAGTTATTCACAAAGAAGTAGAAGGCGCATTCTACCATATGGAATACCCACTTGCAGATGGTTCGGGCGTATTACGCGTAGCGACAACACGTCCAGAAACAATGCTGGGTGACTCTGGTGTAGCTGTACACCCTGAAGATGAGCGCTATGCACACTTAGTAGGTAAAACGGTTATTTTACCAATCGTAGGCCGCGAAATTCCAATCGTAGCAGATGACTATGTAGATAAAGACTTCGGTACAGGTGTTGTAAAAATGACACCAGCACATGACCCGAACGACTTTGAAGTAGGTAATCGCCATAACTTAGAGCGTATTTTAGTAATGAACGAAGATGGTTCAATGAATGATTTAGCTGGTAAATATGCTGGCATGGATCGTTTCGAATGCCGTAAACAAATTGTTGTGGATTTACAAGAAGCCGGCGTGCTTGTTGAAATCGAACCACACGTACACCAAGTAGGTCACTCTGAGCGTACGAACGCAGTAGTAGAGCCTTACTTGTCAAAACAATGGTTCGTAAAAATGGGACCACTTGCTGAACAAGCATTAGAAATGCAAAAAGATGAAGCGGAAAAAGTAAACTTCGTACCAAACCGTTTCGAAAACACATACAACCGCTGGATGGAAAACATTCATGACTGGTGTATTTCTCGTCAATTATGGTGGGGTCACCAAATTCCAGCTTGGTACCACAATGAAACTGGTGAATTATACGTAGGGAAAGATGCACCTGCAGATAAAGAAAACTGGACACAAGACGAAGACGTACTTGATACGTGGTTCTCTTCTGCATTATGGCCGTTTTCAACAATGGATTGGCCAAACGAGGAAGCAGAGCTATTCAAGCGTTATTATCCAACAAGTACACTTGTAACGGGTTATGACATCATCTTCTTCTGGGTAAGCCGTATGATTTTCCAAGGGAAAGAATTCACAGGCAAGCGTCCATTTGAAGACGTATTAATCCATGGTTTAGTACGTGATGCAGAAGGCCGTAAAATGTCGAAGTCATTAGGTAACGGTGTTGACCCAATGGAAGTAATCGCAGAGTATGGTGCCGATTCATTACGTTACTTCTTAGCGACAGGTTCTTCTCCAGGTCAAGACTTACGTTACTCAACAGAAAAAGTTGAATCGACTTGGAACTTTGTAAACAAAATTTGGAACGCATCTCGTTTCGCATTAATGAACATGGAAGGCTTAACATTCGAGCAAATCGATTTAACAGGCGACCTTTCTACTGCGGACAAATGGATTTTAACACGCTTAAACGAAACAATTGAGCGCGTAACAGCCTTATCTGATAAATACGAATTCGGTGAAGTTGGCCGTGAATTATACAACTTCATTTGGGATGATTTCTGTTCTTGGTACATCGAAATGGCGAAATTACCATTATACGGTGAAGACGAAGCAGCGAAATTAACAACGCGTTCAGTATTAGCATACGTATTAGATAACACAATGCGTTTATTACACCCATTAATGCCATTCGTAACAGAAGAAATTTGGCAGCATTTACCGCATGAAGGCGAATCAATTACAGTAGCGGCTTGGCCAACTGTAAACCCTGCATTTAACTTCAAAGCAGAAGCTGGCGACATGCAATTATTAATGGACTTAATCCGTTCGGTTCGTAATATCCGTGCAGAAGTAAATACGCCAATGAGTAAAAAAGTAGCGATGACGATTTCAGCAAAAGACGCTGCAACAGCATCAGTACTTGAAGCGAACAAAGGCTATATCGAGAAATTCTGTAACCCAGACGGCTTAACGATTGGTGCGGCAATTGAAGCACCAGCACAAGCGATGTCAGCAGTTATTTCAGGCGCGGAAATCTTCATGCCACTTGCTGGTTTAATCAATATTAATGAAGAAATTGTCCGTCTTGAAAAAGAGCTTGAAAAATGGGCAAAAGAAGTAAAATTAGTTTCTGGTAAATTATCAAACGAGCGTTTCGTTTCAAAAGCACCGGAAGCGTTAGTAGCGGTAGAGCGTGAAAAGCTTGCAGACTACGAAGCAAAATATTCAACTGTTGAAAAACGTATTGCAGAATTAAAAGCAATGTAA
- a CDS encoding alanine racemase: protein MQNWQMQEVLCFPAHFGTVQQGSVIKVEPNWHSENKEDSIVIKGVYVLKGNMQFDFKERDASAQEGTFIEHVDIEKDEAYFEYAMPFSIDLPNDDIENVAVNVLKSSVEINEAGQCVCSWDVRCDVEKKTLVQEVEPVQEEKKSEVIIEEVPVTEAIKEESPAKEPLEYVKTLIEETPQLSSEEVDFLEQLAEAYSVVQVHLNTARK from the coding sequence ATGCAAAATTGGCAAATGCAAGAAGTATTATGTTTCCCAGCTCATTTCGGTACCGTCCAACAGGGCTCTGTTATTAAGGTTGAACCGAATTGGCACAGTGAAAATAAAGAGGATTCCATCGTCATAAAAGGCGTATACGTGTTAAAGGGTAATATGCAATTTGATTTTAAGGAACGTGACGCATCTGCTCAAGAAGGCACGTTCATTGAGCATGTAGACATTGAAAAGGATGAGGCTTATTTTGAGTACGCTATGCCGTTTTCAATTGATTTACCGAATGACGATATAGAAAATGTCGCTGTAAACGTATTGAAATCCTCGGTTGAAATTAATGAAGCGGGGCAATGCGTATGTAGTTGGGATGTACGCTGTGATGTAGAGAAAAAAACGCTCGTTCAAGAAGTGGAACCGGTTCAAGAAGAGAAGAAATCAGAAGTAATCATCGAAGAGGTGCCGGTTACAGAGGCAATAAAGGAAGAATCACCAGCAAAAGAGCCACTAGAATATGTGAAAACACTCATCGAAGAAACGCCGCAGCTTTCAAGTGAAGAGGTTGATTTTTTAGAGCAGCTAGCAGAAGCATATAGTGTTGTACAAGTACACCTTAATACAGCGCGTAAATAA
- the hemL gene encoding glutamate-1-semialdehyde 2,1-aminomutase gives MRSYEKSKAAFTEAIDLMPGGVNSPVRAFKSVNLDPIFMDSGKGAIITDIDGNEYIDYVLSWGPLILGHSEPKVVQAIQEQAAKATSFGAPSLSENELAKLVMDRVPGIEMIRFVSSGTEATMSALRLARGYTGRDKILKFEGSYHGHGDSLLIKAGSGVATLGLPDSPGVPADIAKNTLTVAYNDLEATKIVFEKFGSELAAVIVEPVAGNMGVVPPKPEFLTGLRALTEQYGTVLIFDEVMTGFRVDYGCAQGYYGVTPDLTTLGKVIGGGLPVGAFAGKREIMEQIAPAGPIYQAGTLSGNPLAMTAGRATLEQLTPASYEYFQKLGDQLEEGFRAAATKFNIPHTVNRAGSMIGFFFTNEDVVDFESAKTSDLVLFAEYFKLMAEEGVFLPPSQFEGLFISTAHTEEHIAKTVAAFHNVFEKLAR, from the coding sequence ATGCGTAGTTACGAAAAATCAAAAGCAGCATTCACTGAAGCAATTGACTTAATGCCAGGTGGTGTAAACTCACCAGTTCGTGCATTCAAATCAGTCAACTTAGATCCAATTTTCATGGATTCAGGTAAAGGGGCAATCATTACCGATATCGATGGCAACGAGTATATCGATTATGTATTATCTTGGGGGCCGCTTATTTTAGGTCACTCAGAGCCAAAAGTAGTACAAGCGATTCAAGAGCAAGCGGCAAAAGCAACTTCATTTGGTGCGCCGTCTCTTTCTGAAAATGAATTAGCCAAATTAGTAATGGACCGCGTACCTGGTATTGAAATGATCCGTTTCGTTTCTTCTGGTACAGAGGCAACAATGTCAGCTTTACGTTTAGCGCGCGGGTATACAGGTCGCGATAAAATTTTGAAATTCGAAGGTTCTTATCATGGACACGGCGATTCATTATTAATTAAAGCAGGTTCTGGTGTCGCTACACTAGGCTTACCAGATTCTCCAGGGGTTCCAGCAGATATCGCGAAAAACACGTTAACCGTTGCTTATAACGATTTAGAAGCAACGAAAATCGTATTCGAAAAATTTGGTTCAGAATTAGCGGCTGTTATTGTAGAGCCGGTAGCTGGGAACATGGGCGTTGTCCCACCAAAGCCAGAGTTTTTAACAGGCTTACGCGCGTTAACGGAACAATATGGTACAGTATTAATTTTCGACGAAGTAATGACGGGCTTCCGTGTAGACTACGGCTGTGCACAAGGTTATTACGGTGTAACACCGGACTTAACAACGCTAGGTAAAGTAATCGGTGGTGGTTTACCAGTTGGTGCATTTGCAGGTAAACGTGAAATTATGGAGCAAATCGCGCCAGCTGGTCCGATTTATCAAGCAGGTACACTGTCAGGAAACCCACTTGCAATGACGGCAGGCCGCGCGACATTAGAGCAATTAACACCGGCTTCTTATGAATATTTCCAAAAACTTGGTGATCAATTAGAAGAAGGTTTCCGCGCAGCTGCAACGAAATTCAATATTCCGCATACAGTCAACCGTGCAGGCTCGATGATTGGCTTCTTCTTCACAAATGAAGACGTAGTAGACTTCGAATCAGCGAAAACATCTGATTTAGTATTATTCGCTGAATACTTTAAATTAATGGCTGAGGAAGGTGTCTTCTTACCACCATCACAATTTGAAGGTTTGTTTATCTCAACTGCTCATACGGAAGAGCATATTGCAAAAACAGTAGCAGCCTTCCATAACGTATTTGAGAAGTTAGCACGCTAA
- the hemB gene encoding porphobilinogen synthase, whose protein sequence is MTELYFQRHRRLRQTSAMRALVKETYLHKEDLIYPLFIIEGENIKNEVSSMPGVFQLSLDNLGAEVDEIADLGIRAVLLFGIPAEKDAVGTGAYNNHGIVQQATRLIKERHPELLVIADTCLCEFTDHGHCGVVENEQILNDPSLNLLAQTAISQAEAGADIIAPSNMMDGFVTAIRAGLDAAGFEHIPVMSYAVKYASSYYGPFREAAEGAPKFGDRKTYQMDPSNRMEAIREATSDVEEGADFLIVKPALAYMDIIRDVKNNFTLPVVAYNVSGEYSMVKAAAQNGWIDEKSVVMETLLGMKRAGSDLIITYHAKDVCRWLGEK, encoded by the coding sequence ATGACAGAACTTTATTTCCAACGTCATCGTCGCCTACGTCAAACGTCCGCGATGCGTGCATTAGTAAAAGAAACCTACTTACACAAAGAAGATTTAATTTACCCGTTATTCATCATTGAAGGTGAAAATATTAAAAATGAAGTAAGCTCAATGCCGGGTGTGTTCCAATTATCATTAGATAATTTAGGTGCTGAAGTGGATGAAATCGCCGACTTAGGCATTCGCGCGGTCCTTTTATTCGGGATTCCGGCTGAGAAGGATGCAGTTGGAACGGGTGCTTACAACAATCACGGTATTGTTCAACAGGCAACGCGTCTGATTAAAGAACGCCACCCAGAGCTATTAGTTATTGCTGATACATGTTTATGTGAATTTACAGACCATGGTCACTGTGGCGTTGTTGAAAATGAGCAAATTTTAAATGACCCATCTTTAAATTTATTAGCACAAACAGCGATTTCTCAAGCTGAGGCGGGCGCTGATATTATTGCACCATCAAATATGATGGACGGCTTTGTAACAGCGATTCGTGCTGGTTTAGATGCTGCTGGTTTTGAGCATATTCCAGTCATGTCTTATGCGGTAAAATACGCGTCTAGCTACTATGGTCCATTCCGTGAAGCGGCAGAGGGTGCACCGAAATTCGGGGACCGTAAAACATATCAAATGGATCCATCAAACCGTATGGAAGCAATCCGAGAAGCAACTTCTGATGTAGAAGAGGGCGCAGATTTCTTAATCGTAAAACCAGCTTTAGCATATATGGATATTATCCGTGATGTGAAAAACAACTTCACATTACCAGTTGTTGCGTATAACGTTTCAGGTGAATATTCAATGGTAAAAGCGGCTGCACAAAATGGATGGATTGATGAAAAATCAGTCGTAATGGAAACATTACTAGGTATGAAGCGTGCAGGTTCAGACTTAATTATTACTTATCATGCAAAAGACGTATGTCGTTGGTTGGGGGAAAAATAA
- a CDS encoding uroporphyrinogen-III synthase, whose product MLSRLATKSIILTGSRVVMSVKELITQHGGKVFCYPLIETVEKVTKEEQTYLRNLKTYAWLIFTSQNAVKFFVNKLERSEGTLPNHIKIAAVGEKTAALLNQHGISIDFMPTIYSADVFIQEFELEANERALFIRGSLAKSTIHDGTGADEWTVYETKPCEQYVEDLKACVLNEPNPIVIFASPSAVELYAQKIVPDAAWEQAKYASIGHITTAALQKYGVIPIVQPKIYTMQAVIEQLIMEESS is encoded by the coding sequence ATGCTGAGTAGACTGGCTACAAAATCGATTATTTTAACGGGTTCACGTGTAGTCATGTCTGTTAAAGAACTAATCACACAGCATGGTGGCAAAGTTTTTTGCTATCCGTTAATCGAAACAGTTGAAAAAGTGACAAAAGAAGAGCAAACTTACTTACGTAATCTTAAGACGTATGCTTGGCTGATTTTCACAAGTCAAAATGCAGTGAAGTTTTTTGTGAATAAGCTCGAACGCTCTGAAGGAACTTTACCAAACCATATAAAAATTGCGGCTGTCGGTGAAAAGACAGCCGCTTTACTGAATCAACACGGAATTTCGATTGATTTTATGCCGACGATTTATAGCGCAGATGTGTTTATACAGGAATTTGAGCTTGAAGCAAATGAGCGTGCGTTATTTATACGTGGCTCGCTGGCGAAAAGCACCATTCATGATGGTACAGGCGCTGATGAATGGACGGTATATGAAACAAAGCCGTGTGAGCAATATGTAGAGGATTTAAAAGCATGCGTTCTAAATGAACCAAACCCAATCGTCATTTTCGCAAGTCCCTCGGCGGTAGAGTTGTACGCACAAAAGATCGTACCTGATGCCGCGTGGGAACAGGCGAAATATGCATCGATTGGTCATATTACAACAGCCGCATTACAGAAATACGGTGTTATACCGATTGTGCAACCGAAAATCTATACGATGCAAGCTGTCATCGAGCAGCTTATCATGGAGGAATCATCATGA
- the hemC gene encoding hydroxymethylbilane synthase: MRKIIVGSRKSKLALTQTNWFINELKAAGVPFEFEIKEIVTKGDRILDVQLSKVGGKGLFVKEIEQALFDKEIDFAVHSMKDMPAVLPEGLVIGCIPPREDARDAFISKGNVKFAELPQGAVVGTSSLRRSAQLLAVRPDLEIKWIRGNVDTRLNKLETEDYDAIILAAAGLKRLGWSDDVVTEYLDTDICLPAVAQGSLGIECRANDAELLSELAKLTDATTWQTAHAERSFLAAMDGGCQVPIAGYATVDGETITLTGLVAAPDASVSYKETLTGTDADALGKQVAAKLTEQGAFDLIQKVKAELDAE; encoded by the coding sequence TTGAGAAAAATTATTGTAGGTTCACGTAAAAGTAAATTAGCATTAACACAAACGAATTGGTTTATTAATGAATTAAAAGCAGCGGGTGTACCGTTTGAATTTGAAATTAAAGAAATCGTCACAAAAGGTGACCGTATTTTAGACGTGCAGCTTTCTAAAGTTGGGGGTAAAGGCTTATTCGTAAAAGAAATCGAGCAAGCACTTTTCGATAAAGAAATCGACTTTGCTGTGCATTCAATGAAGGATATGCCAGCTGTACTGCCAGAAGGTTTAGTGATTGGCTGTATCCCACCTCGTGAAGATGCGCGTGATGCGTTTATTTCAAAAGGCAATGTGAAATTTGCTGAATTGCCACAAGGTGCAGTCGTAGGCACTAGTTCTTTACGCCGTTCTGCTCAGTTACTTGCTGTACGTCCTGACCTTGAGATTAAGTGGATTCGTGGAAATGTAGATACACGTTTAAATAAGCTTGAAACAGAAGATTATGATGCGATAATTTTAGCGGCAGCAGGCTTAAAGCGCCTTGGTTGGAGTGACGATGTCGTAACAGAATATTTAGATACAGATATTTGCTTACCAGCTGTAGCACAAGGTTCACTAGGAATTGAGTGTCGCGCGAATGATGCGGAGTTACTATCGGAGTTAGCGAAATTAACCGATGCTACTACGTGGCAAACGGCGCATGCAGAGCGTTCGTTCTTAGCAGCAATGGATGGCGGTTGTCAGGTGCCAATCGCAGGCTATGCGACGGTTGATGGGGAAACCATTACACTAACAGGCTTAGTGGCTGCACCAGATGCATCTGTGAGCTACAAAGAAACACTAACGGGTACAGATGCGGACGCGTTAGGGAAACAAGTTGCAGCAAAATTAACAGAGCAGGGTGCCTTTGATTTGATTCAAAAAGTAAAGGCTGAGCTAGATGCTGAGTAG
- the ccsA gene encoding cytochrome c biogenesis protein CcsA — translation MTEVVMARLYELMIILYALSIVLYFIDYLYKNVKCRRVAFWIVSIVWVLQTVFLMLFILETKRFPILSLYEGVFIYAWLLTMLSIVLHCIVRVDLPVFFINVLSFIFVTIHLFSPQSAQQIVGESLISEMLMIHISFAILSYAAFSVAFIFALLYLILYRLLKQKKLNNLWSRLPNLQQTLSWINYSTIVGVPLLLISLILGLEWAFLTIEEVSIFDVKIMGSFIVSVVYLIIFLLHRKGTLLGTTYARVHIYLFLLVVVNFFLGSKLSNFHLWV, via the coding sequence ATGACCGAAGTTGTGATGGCAAGATTATATGAGCTCATGATTATTCTTTATGCGCTCAGTATCGTGCTATATTTTATTGATTACTTATATAAAAATGTGAAATGTAGACGCGTGGCATTTTGGATTGTTTCAATTGTATGGGTTTTACAAACGGTATTTTTAATGCTCTTTATATTGGAAACAAAACGCTTCCCGATATTGTCTCTGTATGAAGGCGTCTTTATATATGCGTGGCTTCTCACGATGTTGTCGATTGTTTTACATTGCATCGTTCGTGTTGATTTGCCGGTGTTTTTTATCAATGTATTGAGCTTTATTTTTGTGACGATTCATTTATTTTCACCGCAATCGGCACAACAAATTGTCGGGGAATCACTCATTTCAGAAATGCTAATGATTCATATAAGTTTTGCGATTTTATCGTATGCTGCGTTTTCTGTCGCATTTATTTTTGCGCTCTTATATTTAATCTTGTACCGCTTGTTGAAGCAAAAGAAATTGAATAATTTATGGTCAAGGTTACCAAATTTACAGCAAACATTAAGCTGGATTAATTATTCAACGATTGTTGGGGTACCACTACTATTAATTAGTTTAATTTTAGGGCTAGAGTGGGCATTTTTAACAATAGAAGAAGTATCAATTTTTGATGTGAAGATTATGGGTTCATTTATTGTGTCGGTTGTGTATTTAATCATTTTCTTATTACACCGTAAAGGCACATTACTTGGTACGACGTATGCGCGCGTACATATTTATTTATTTTTACTCGTTGTCGTGAATTTCTTTCTCGGCAGCAAGCTATCGAATTTCCATCTATGGGTATAA
- the hemA gene encoding glutamyl-tRNA reductase produces MHTLVVGLNYKTAPVEIREKLSFIESDIPNAMEALQNQKSILENVIISTCNRTEIYAVVDQLHTGRYYIKQFLANWFNIPMEQFEDHLFIREEDASLDHLFRVTAGIDSMVLGETQILGQVKKSFLQGQELGTTGTVYNHLFKQAVTFAKRAHSETAIGENAVSVSYAAVELAKKIFGSLKNKHVAILGAGKMGELAIQNLHGNGVGKVTVINRTFEKAQNLASKFDGDAKGMTELQCTLLEADILISSTGATEYVIDYELMKDVAKFRKGDPLFMVDIAVPRDLDPKISDVPNIFLYDIDDLQGIVQANLAERERAANDIVAMIQDEIVEFKEWFKTLGVVPVISALRKKAASIQEETMLSIENKMPELTERERKILNKHTKSIINQLLKNPILQAKELANSNDAAAQLQLFQQIFGIEEDVEREVNQMQQKAQQDEQPQNANLEPRLSY; encoded by the coding sequence ATGCATACATTGGTAGTAGGCTTGAATTATAAAACAGCGCCAGTCGAAATCCGTGAGAAATTATCATTTATCGAATCTGATATTCCGAATGCGATGGAAGCGCTACAAAATCAAAAAAGCATATTAGAAAATGTAATTATTTCTACATGTAACCGTACAGAAATTTATGCGGTCGTGGATCAATTGCATACAGGTCGTTATTATATTAAACAGTTTTTAGCAAACTGGTTTAACATCCCGATGGAACAATTTGAGGATCATTTATTCATTCGAGAAGAGGATGCATCATTAGATCATTTATTCCGTGTAACAGCAGGAATTGACTCGATGGTGTTAGGTGAGACGCAAATTTTAGGTCAAGTGAAAAAAAGCTTTTTACAAGGACAAGAGTTAGGGACAACGGGCACCGTCTATAATCATTTATTTAAACAAGCTGTGACGTTTGCAAAGCGCGCTCATAGTGAAACGGCGATTGGGGAAAACGCTGTATCGGTTTCATATGCAGCGGTTGAATTAGCAAAAAAGATTTTCGGTTCATTAAAAAACAAGCATGTCGCGATTTTAGGTGCTGGTAAAATGGGTGAACTCGCGATTCAAAATCTTCATGGGAACGGTGTTGGAAAAGTAACGGTAATTAACCGTACATTTGAAAAAGCTCAAAACTTAGCATCAAAGTTTGATGGCGATGCAAAGGGTATGACAGAATTACAATGTACGTTACTTGAAGCCGATATTTTAATTAGTTCTACAGGTGCGACAGAGTACGTGATTGATTATGAGCTAATGAAGGACGTTGCAAAGTTCCGTAAAGGTGACCCGCTATTTATGGTCGATATTGCGGTCCCACGTGATTTAGATCCGAAAATTAGCGATGTACCAAATATTTTCCTTTATGATATCGATGACCTGCAAGGAATTGTACAAGCCAACTTAGCAGAGCGTGAACGTGCTGCGAATGACATTGTGGCGATGATTCAAGATGAAATTGTGGAATTTAAAGAATGGTTTAAAACATTAGGTGTTGTTCCGGTCATTTCCGCATTACGTAAAAAAGCGGCATCGATCCAAGAGGAAACAATGCTAAGTATTGAAAATAAAATGCCAGAGTTAACAGAACGCGAACGTAAAATTTTAAATAAGCATACGAAGTCGATTATTAATCAGCTGTTGAAAAATCCGATTTTACAGGCGAAAGAATTAGCTAATTCGAATGATGCTGCGGCACAACTTCAATTGTTCCAACAAATCTTCGGAATCGAAGAAGATGTTGAGCGTGAAGTAAATCAAATGCAACAAAAAGCGCAGCAAGATGAACAGCCTCAAAATGCAAATTTAGAGCCACGTTTATCTTATTGA